The following proteins come from a genomic window of Balearica regulorum gibbericeps isolate bBalReg1 chromosome 19, bBalReg1.pri, whole genome shotgun sequence:
- the PIGS gene encoding GPI-anchor transamidase component PIGS: MAGLSTDPAPPRLIREVKMAAAAMAADEAERARGRRAALSFAAIAVVLGLPLWWRTTETYRAALPYADIDGLGQLPLQLAVPVAVVFAPGSVPGDLPRPLPFRDVQEMEISVNLRTSIASRYETVYRSTTAQEEAALNVATAQEADAALCPLQDASLGSLTVYVVPETSSVLPQGISVYVGKHRSALVRAGGSLVTLRARLRQLTQVMSFTASSIATALSDRMPDSQLGPDARRHLKSSLGYEITFSLLNPDPKSHDVDWDIEDAVNRYVQPVLDKLSLVANFSVDSQILYYAVLGVTPRFDKETSSFILSAHSLPHVINPVEARLGSSAASLYPVLNFLLYVPERSHSPLYIQDKDGAPVSTNAFHSPRWGGIMVYNVEAPGSPQASLPLHVDVDMVRVMEVFLAQLRLLFGLSREELPPDFLLESPGNEGLADWELDRLLWAHTVENIATVSTTLTSLAQLLDKIGNIVIKDDVASEVYRAVASAQSAMAKLATGHLHSAFQASKEAVTSSERAFFDPSLLHLLYFPDDQKFAIYIPLFLPMAVPILLSLAKIVREARQRKKEPTKMD, encoded by the exons ATGGCTGGGCTGAGCACAgatcccgcccccccccggctgATCCGGGAAGTgaagatggcggcggcggcgatgGCGGCGGATGAAGCAG AGcgggcgcggggccggcgggccGCCCTGTCCTTCGCGGCCATCGCCGTGGTGCTGGGGCTACCGCTGTGGTGGAGGACGACCGAGACCTACCGCGCCGCCCTGCCCTACGCGGACATCGACGGGCTGGGCCAGCTGCCG TTGCAGCTGGCGGTGCCCGTCGCCGTGGTCTTCGCCCCGGGGTCGGTCCCCGGGGACCTGCCGAGGCCGCTGCCGTTCAGGGACGTGCAGGAGATGGAGATTTCCGTGAACC TGAGAACCAGTATCGCATCCCGCTACGAGACAGTCTATCGCAGCACCACGGCTCAGGAGGAGGCAGCGCTGAATGTAGCTACTGCCCAAG AGGCTGACGCTGCTCTGTGCCCGCTGCAGGATGCCTCGCTGGGCTCTCTGACTGTGTACGTGGTCCCTGAAACCTCCTCTGTCCTGCCTCAG ggcatCAGCGTCTACGTGGGGAAGCACCGCAGCGCCTTGGTAAGGGCTGGGGGGAGCCTTGTCACCCTCCGCGCCCGCCTCCGGCAGCTCACACAGGTGATGTCCTTCACGGCCAGCTCCATCGCCACCGCCCTCTCGGACCGCATGCCTGACAGCCAGCTCGGCCCTGATGCCCGGCGGCACTTGAAATCCAGCCTGG GGTACGAGATCACCTTCAGTCTGCTGAACCCTGACCCCAAGTCCCATGACGTGGACTGGGACATCGAGGATGCTGTGAACCGCTATGTGCAGCCCGTCCTGGACAAACTGAGCTTGGTGGCCAACTTCTCTGTTGACTCGCAG ATCCTGTACTACGCTGTCTTAGGAGTGACGCCACGCTTTGACAAGGAGACCTCCAGCTTCATCCTGAGCGCCCACAGTCTCCCACACGTCATCAACCCTGTGGAAGCCCGGCTGG GTTCCAGCGCTGCCTCACTTTACCCCGTGTTGAACTTCCTGCTGTACGTGCCAGAGCGTTCCCATTCCCCTCTGTACATCCAGGACAAGGACGGGGCCCCAGTGAGCACCAATGCCTTCCACAGCCCCCGCTGGGGCGGCATCATG GTTTACAACGTTGAAGCCCCTGGTTCCCCCCAAGCCTCCCTCCCGCTGCACGTGGACGTGGACATGGTGCGAGTGATGGAGGTTTTCCTGGCCCAGCTCCG GTTACTGTTTGGGTTATCTCGGGAGGAgctgcctcctgatttcctgcTGGAGAGCCCAGGGAACGAGGGGCTGGCCGACTGGGAGCTGGACCGCCTGCTCTGGGCCCACACCGTGGAGAACATTGCCACCGTGTCCACCACCTTGACCTCGCTGGCCCAGCTCCTGGACAAGATTGGGAACATTGTCATCAAAGACGATGTTGCCTCTGAG GTGTACCGAGCGGTGGCCTCAGCGCAGAGCGCCATGGCCAAACTGGCCACGGGCCACCTGCACTCAGCTTTCCAGGCCAGCAAGGAGGCAGTCACCTCCTCGGAGCGGGCCTTCTTTGACCCgtctctcctccatctcctctaCTTCCCTGATGACCAGAAATTTGCCATCTACATCCCACTCTTCCTGCCCATGGCCGTCCCCATTCTCCTCTCCTTGGCCAAGATTGTCCGGGAGGCCAGGCAGCGTAAGAAGGAGCCCACCAAGATGGACTGA
- the SPAG5 gene encoding sperm-associated antigen 5 isoform X2, producing MRAAQTPAAQQPPRRAPLQELRLQPGADRTSLTPLLRRLRLKDHDCATPVSCTRGPPSSIARVPCPPGPPRSAIQFPPRSTTLVPCTLPPPSSTIIPEPPGTPTLGPSSSETPRSPTLKPGAPEHPRNPTLVPSAPEPPSSTSLEPPGSSTPGPCTPEPPSSPVAAPLGSPLPGPCSPETPGSAVPGPCTPELPSSTMPAPLCSPLPGPCSPETPGSIIPGPCTPETPGTTAPIPLCSPILGLCTPEPPGSTLPDSLCSPVPGPCTPEPPGSTLPDSLCSPVPGPCTPEPPGSTLPDSLCSPVPGPCTLEPPSSTLPAPLRSPVLGLRTPEPPGSTSSGSCTPGPPGTSSTPQEAPFHGWRVAPADLSCSPVAPEPLAGDGSAGTPSCQDTPEGAESPDPAPPEQGSPRPPPTEAGKSEHAGLEAMATAIPSPEVAPGAVSWVLPLVWLEKSLNTSSLLESMRNSLPLPVLRRDAGTSVTPVSTAVIGTSVTPVSTAVTGTSITPIPTAVTGTFMTPRDLRERSTNTSTGGPLCAKDSAAETDSLLWHCPREQLKSLPRAELEGRLESTLIIIEALSLQLRDWQESQRPLPGVGPAEQRDALTQTDVTHPKGEEEIYRNLYLELRRKTEALQRQRGAEQDLQRELELTTVGTSAWSKQCLLFRGLADAAFQKLQDEQGALAQEEQARALVSRCRAVLESVPGKLRSCLEERDAMRQRADEALRAKEESDCFLEAFRAHASARLAARDQSLTSQRELCTLLADAIDQQVSLTAEAQPFREFIDITFENLEEERRALDAEREQARALVSRCRAVLESVPGKLQSCLEERDAMRQRADEALQAKEEASCQLKETSVALQDTVAQLEQLTVANSRLSTDLSSLMVNLANLEQERDALQQENEKQWEEMAWLARERDTLQRECNGLCQELREATECREFLNQENHMSRTQLLEVEARLKSTLAALQERSLQYEELMGSHQCLREEQAALGKELETTKAELLDLQLKRDKVSWCSTDITESKMRLQELADCLRAALQEEDDAPSRSRAWTPAPRTPGWQTPHRAWTPACRTPACRTPYRAGSSFVGSVLKAVSGKDADEATGGGSAFTKDKPASTPKPIEPEDGLLESVKELRAVVSDLAMLSSRIQELEQSEFKALQTKISDLQLRLETVTAESQEKMDTQAATIAKLNKALRGKLENEKELQDVVKQQEEKMLQLIDKSGEVTRLKGEVSQLKRSLQRAETEAKVLWEEMRGQEPKVDAAYVQERVLLRQEVDKLRLLLLEKEDENLLLSDKYLEQVRGLELRLHHTQKVLRTHEEMQEKMKEVLSAVPDVAAGCQEHHSLLRYLGLKPASGSKEAAELL from the exons ATGCGGGCCGCCCAGACCCCCGCT GCGCAGCAGCCGCCCCGGCGCGCCCCCCTGCAGGAGCTGCGGCTGCAGCCGGGTGCAGACCGCACCAGCCTCACCCCGCTGCTCCGCCGCCTGCGGCTCAAG GACCATGACTGCGCCACCCCAGTGTCCTGCACCCGGGGCCCCCCCAGCAGCATTGCCCGGGTGCCCtgccccccaggaccccccagaAGTGCTATCCAGTTCCCCCCCCGCAGCACCACTCTAGTGCCTTgcaccctgcccccccccagcagcaccatcATCCCAGAGCCCCCTGGGACTCCCACCCTGGGGCCCAGCAGCTCAGAGACCCCCAGGAGTCCCACCCTGAAACCTGGTGCCCCTGAGCACCCCAGGAATCCCACCCTTGTGCCCAGTGCCCCAgagccccccagcagcaccagcctggAGCCCCCTGGCAGTTCCACTCCAGGGCCCTGCACCCCAgagccccccagcagccctgtggCAGCCCCCCTGGGCAGCCCCCTCCCAGGGCCCTGCAGCCCAGAGACCCCTGGCAGTGCTGTGCCGGGGCCATGCACCCCAgagctccccagcagcactATGCCAGCACCCTTGTGCAGCCCCCTCCCAGGGCCCTGCAGCCCAGAGACCCCCGGCAGCATCATCCCGGGGCCGTGCACCCCAGAGACACCCGGGACCACTGCGCCAATTCCCCTGTGCAGCCCCATCCTGGGGTTGTGCACCCCGGAGCCCCCTGGCAGCACCCTGCCAGACTCCCTGTGCAGCCCAGTCCCAGGGCCCTGCACCCCGGAGCCCCCCGGCAGCACCCTGCCAGACTCCCTGTGCAGCCCAGTCCCAGGGCCCTGCACCCCGGAGCCCCCCGGCAGCACCCTGCCAGACTCCCTGTGCAGCCCAGTCCCAGGGCCCTGCACCCTGgagccccccagcagcaccctgccGGCCCCCCTGCGCAGCCCCGTCCTGGGGTTGCGTACCCCGGAGCCCCCTGGCAGCACCAGCTCGggctcctgcaccccagggcCCCCTGGCACCAGCTCCACCCCGCAGGAAGCTCCTTTCCACGGCTGGCGAGTGGCACCCGCTGacctctcctgcagccctgtGGCCCCCGAGCCCCTGGCTGGAGATGGCAGTGCGGGTACCCCGTCTTGCCAAGACACCCCTGAGGGGGCTGAGTCCCCAGACCCTGCCCCCCCAGAGCAGGGTTCCCCCAGACCCCCTCCCACTGAGGCAGGTAAGTCGGAGCATGCCGGGTTGGAGGCAATGGCCACCGCCATCCCCTCGCCCGAGGTGGCCCCGGGTGCCGTGTCCTGGGTGTTGCCGCTGGTGTGGCTGGAGAAGAGCCTCAACACCTCGTCCCTGCTGGAGTCCATGCGGAacagcctgcccctgcctgtgCTGCGGCGGGATGCCGGCACCAGCGTCACTCCTGTGTCCACCGCGGTCATCGGCACCAGCGTCACTCCTGTGTCCACCGCGGTCACTGGTACCAGCATCACCCCCATACCCACCGCGGTCACCGGTACCTTCATGACCCCTCGGGACCTGCGGGAGAGGAGCACAAACACATCCACGGGCGGCCCCCTCTGTGCCAAGGACAGCGCTGCCGAAACGGACTCCCTGCTCTGGCA CTGTCCCCGGGAGCAGCTGAAGTCCCTGCCgcgggcagagctggaggggcGGCTGGAGAGCACCCTCATCATCATCGAAGCCCTCTCGCTCCAGCTGCGTGACTGGCAGGAGAGCCAGCGGCCGCTGCCTGGCGTGGGGCCGGCCGAGCAGAGGGACGCGCTCACACAGACAGACGTCACCCACCCCAAAGGG GAGGAGGAGATCTACCGCAACCTCTACCTCGAGCTGCGGAGGAAAACGGAGGCTCTGCAGCGGCAgcggggagcagagcaggacctGCAGCGGGAGCTGGAGCTAACCACCGTGGGGACG AGTGCCTGGAGCAAGCAGTGCCTCCTGTTCCGGGGCCTTGCGGATGCCGCGTTTCAGAAGTTGCAGGATGAGCAGGGAGCCCTCGCCCAGGAG gagcaggcgaGGGCCCTGGTGTCCCGGTGCCGGGCCGTGCTGGAGAGCGTGCCCGGCAAGCTGCGGAGCTGCCTGGAGGAGCGGGACGCCATGAGGCAgcgagcagatgaagccctccGAGCCAAGGAGGAG AGCGATTGCTTCTTGGAGGCCTTCCGTGCCCATGCCAGTGCCCGGCTTGCCGCCCGTGACCAGAGCCTGACCTCCCAGCGAGAGCTGTGCACGCTGCTGGCAGACGCCATCGACCAGCAG GTGTCCCTGACGGCTGAGGCTCAGCCCTTCAGGGAGTTCATAGACAtcacctttgaaaatctggaggaggaaaggagagccCTGGACGCAGAG CGGGAGCAGGCGAGGGCCCTGGTGTCCCGGTGCCGGGCCGTGCTGGAGAGCGTGCCCGgcaagctgcagagctgcctggaggaGCGGGATGCCATGAGGCAGCGAGCGGACGAAGCTCTTCAAGCCAAGGAGGAG GCGTCCTGCCAGCTGAAGGAGACATCGGTGGCCCTGCAGGACACGGTGgctcagctggagcagctgacGGTGGCCAACTCGCGCCTCAGCACAG ATCTGAGCTCCCTGATGGTGAATCTGGCCAACCTGGAGCAGGAGCGGGATGCGCTGCAGCAGGAGAATGAGAAGCAGTGGGAGGAGATGGCCTG GCTGGCACGGGAGAGGGACACCCTGCAGCGGGAGTGCAATGGGCTGTGCCAGGAGCTGCGGGAGGCGACCGAGTGCCGGGAG TTCCTCAACCAGGAGAACCACATGTCCCGCACGCAGCTGCTGGAGGTGGAGGCCAGGCTGAAGTCCACGCTGGCCGCCCTGCAGGAGCGCAGCCTGCAGTACGAGGAGCTGATGGGCTCTCACCAGTGCCTACG GGAAGAGCAGGCTGCCCTTGGCAAGGAGCTGGAGACCACCAAGGCCGAGCTCCTCGACTTGCAGCTCAAGAGGGACAAAGTCTCCTGGTGCTCCACGGACATTACCGAGAGCAAGATGCGGCTGCAGGAGCTTGCTGATtgcctcagggctgctctgcaggaggag GATGATGCCCCATCAAGAAGCAGAGCCTGGACCCCGGCTCCACGGACACCAGGCTGGCAGACACCCCACCGTGCCTGGACCCCTGCCTGCCGCACGCCGGCATGCCGCACCCCGTACCGTGCCGGGAGCTCCTTCGTGGGCAGTGTCCTGAAAGCGGTGTCGGGGAAAG ATGCTGATGAAGCCACGGGAGGCGGGAGTGCATTTACCAAGGACAAACCTGCCTCTACACCAAAGCCAATAG AGCCCGAGGACGGTCTGCTGGAGAGCGTGAAGGAGCTGAGAGCCGTAGTCTCCGACCTTGCCATGTTGAGTTCCCGCatccaggagctggagcagagcgaGTTCAAGGCGCTGCAGACAAAGAT ctccgACCTGCAGCTCCGTCTGGAGACGGTGACAGCTGAGAGTCAGGAGAAGATGGACACCCAGGCTGCCACCATCGCCAAGCTGAACAAGGCACTGAGGGGCAAGCTAGAG AATGAGAAGGAGCTGCAGGACGTGGTGaaacagcaggaagagaagaTGCTGCAACTCATTGACAAGAGTGGGGAAGTTACG aggctgaagggagaggtCTCCCAGCTGAAGCGCTCGCTCCAGCGTGCAGAGACGGAAGCCAAGGTGCTGTGGGAGGAGATGCGGGGGCAGGAGCCCAAGGTGGACGCTGCCTACGTCCAGGAGCGAGTCCTGCTGCGGCAGGAG GTGGACAAACTGAGGTTGCTGCTCCTGGAGAAAGAGGATGAgaatctgctgctttctgacaAATACCTGGAGCAG GtccgagggctggagctgaGGCTCCATCATACCCAGAAAGTGCTGAGGACCCACGAGGAGATGCAGGAGAAGATGAAAGAG GTCCTGTCAGCCGTCCCTGACGTGGCAGCAGGCTGCCAGGAGCACCACAGCCTGCTGCGGTACTTGGGCCTGAAGCCGGCCAGTGGCAGCAAggaagctgctgagctgctaTAG
- the SPAG5 gene encoding sperm-associated antigen 5 isoform X1, with translation MRAAQTPAAQQPPRRAPLQELRLQPGADRTSLTPLLRRLRLKDHDCATPVSCTRGPPSSIARVPCPPGPPRSAIQFPPRSTTLVPCTLPPPSSTIIPEPPGTPTLGPSSSETPRSPTLKPGAPEHPRNPTLVPSAPEPPSSTSLEPPGSSTPGPCTPEPPSSPVAAPLGSPLPGPCSPETPGSAVPGPCTPELPSSTMPAPLCSPLPGPCSPETPGSIIPGPCTPETPGTTAPIPLCSPILGLCTPEPPGSTLPDSLCSPVPGPCTPEPPGSTLPDSLCSPVPGPCTPEPPGSTLPDSLCSPVPGPCTLEPPSSTLPAPLRSPVLGLRTPEPPGSTSSGSCTPGPPGTSSTPQEAPFHGWRVAPADLSCSPVAPEPLAGDGSAGTPSCQDTPEGAESPDPAPPEQGSPRPPPTEAGKSEHAGLEAMATAIPSPEVAPGAVSWVLPLVWLEKSLNTSSLLESMRNSLPLPVLRRDAGTSVTPVSTAVIGTSVTPVSTAVTGTSITPIPTAVTGTFMTPRDLRERSTNTSTGGPLCAKDSAAETDSLLWHCPREQLKSLPRAELEGRLESTLIIIEALSLQLRDWQESQRPLPGVGPAEQRDALTQTDVTHPKGEEEIYRNLYLELRRKTEALQRQRGAEQDLQRELELTTVGTSAWSKQCLLFRGLADAAFQKLQDEQGALAQEQEQARALVSRCRAVLESVPGKLRSCLEERDAMRQRADEALRAKEESDCFLEAFRAHASARLAARDQSLTSQRELCTLLADAIDQQVSLTAEAQPFREFIDITFENLEEERRALDAEREQARALVSRCRAVLESVPGKLQSCLEERDAMRQRADEALQAKEEASCQLKETSVALQDTVAQLEQLTVANSRLSTDLSSLMVNLANLEQERDALQQENEKQWEEMAWLARERDTLQRECNGLCQELREATECREFLNQENHMSRTQLLEVEARLKSTLAALQERSLQYEELMGSHQCLREEQAALGKELETTKAELLDLQLKRDKVSWCSTDITESKMRLQELADCLRAALQEEDDAPSRSRAWTPAPRTPGWQTPHRAWTPACRTPACRTPYRAGSSFVGSVLKAVSGKDADEATGGGSAFTKDKPASTPKPIEPEDGLLESVKELRAVVSDLAMLSSRIQELEQSEFKALQTKISDLQLRLETVTAESQEKMDTQAATIAKLNKALRGKLENEKELQDVVKQQEEKMLQLIDKSGEVTRLKGEVSQLKRSLQRAETEAKVLWEEMRGQEPKVDAAYVQERVLLRQEVDKLRLLLLEKEDENLLLSDKYLEQVRGLELRLHHTQKVLRTHEEMQEKMKEVLSAVPDVAAGCQEHHSLLRYLGLKPASGSKEAAELL, from the exons ATGCGGGCCGCCCAGACCCCCGCT GCGCAGCAGCCGCCCCGGCGCGCCCCCCTGCAGGAGCTGCGGCTGCAGCCGGGTGCAGACCGCACCAGCCTCACCCCGCTGCTCCGCCGCCTGCGGCTCAAG GACCATGACTGCGCCACCCCAGTGTCCTGCACCCGGGGCCCCCCCAGCAGCATTGCCCGGGTGCCCtgccccccaggaccccccagaAGTGCTATCCAGTTCCCCCCCCGCAGCACCACTCTAGTGCCTTgcaccctgcccccccccagcagcaccatcATCCCAGAGCCCCCTGGGACTCCCACCCTGGGGCCCAGCAGCTCAGAGACCCCCAGGAGTCCCACCCTGAAACCTGGTGCCCCTGAGCACCCCAGGAATCCCACCCTTGTGCCCAGTGCCCCAgagccccccagcagcaccagcctggAGCCCCCTGGCAGTTCCACTCCAGGGCCCTGCACCCCAgagccccccagcagccctgtggCAGCCCCCCTGGGCAGCCCCCTCCCAGGGCCCTGCAGCCCAGAGACCCCTGGCAGTGCTGTGCCGGGGCCATGCACCCCAgagctccccagcagcactATGCCAGCACCCTTGTGCAGCCCCCTCCCAGGGCCCTGCAGCCCAGAGACCCCCGGCAGCATCATCCCGGGGCCGTGCACCCCAGAGACACCCGGGACCACTGCGCCAATTCCCCTGTGCAGCCCCATCCTGGGGTTGTGCACCCCGGAGCCCCCTGGCAGCACCCTGCCAGACTCCCTGTGCAGCCCAGTCCCAGGGCCCTGCACCCCGGAGCCCCCCGGCAGCACCCTGCCAGACTCCCTGTGCAGCCCAGTCCCAGGGCCCTGCACCCCGGAGCCCCCCGGCAGCACCCTGCCAGACTCCCTGTGCAGCCCAGTCCCAGGGCCCTGCACCCTGgagccccccagcagcaccctgccGGCCCCCCTGCGCAGCCCCGTCCTGGGGTTGCGTACCCCGGAGCCCCCTGGCAGCACCAGCTCGggctcctgcaccccagggcCCCCTGGCACCAGCTCCACCCCGCAGGAAGCTCCTTTCCACGGCTGGCGAGTGGCACCCGCTGacctctcctgcagccctgtGGCCCCCGAGCCCCTGGCTGGAGATGGCAGTGCGGGTACCCCGTCTTGCCAAGACACCCCTGAGGGGGCTGAGTCCCCAGACCCTGCCCCCCCAGAGCAGGGTTCCCCCAGACCCCCTCCCACTGAGGCAGGTAAGTCGGAGCATGCCGGGTTGGAGGCAATGGCCACCGCCATCCCCTCGCCCGAGGTGGCCCCGGGTGCCGTGTCCTGGGTGTTGCCGCTGGTGTGGCTGGAGAAGAGCCTCAACACCTCGTCCCTGCTGGAGTCCATGCGGAacagcctgcccctgcctgtgCTGCGGCGGGATGCCGGCACCAGCGTCACTCCTGTGTCCACCGCGGTCATCGGCACCAGCGTCACTCCTGTGTCCACCGCGGTCACTGGTACCAGCATCACCCCCATACCCACCGCGGTCACCGGTACCTTCATGACCCCTCGGGACCTGCGGGAGAGGAGCACAAACACATCCACGGGCGGCCCCCTCTGTGCCAAGGACAGCGCTGCCGAAACGGACTCCCTGCTCTGGCA CTGTCCCCGGGAGCAGCTGAAGTCCCTGCCgcgggcagagctggaggggcGGCTGGAGAGCACCCTCATCATCATCGAAGCCCTCTCGCTCCAGCTGCGTGACTGGCAGGAGAGCCAGCGGCCGCTGCCTGGCGTGGGGCCGGCCGAGCAGAGGGACGCGCTCACACAGACAGACGTCACCCACCCCAAAGGG GAGGAGGAGATCTACCGCAACCTCTACCTCGAGCTGCGGAGGAAAACGGAGGCTCTGCAGCGGCAgcggggagcagagcaggacctGCAGCGGGAGCTGGAGCTAACCACCGTGGGGACG AGTGCCTGGAGCAAGCAGTGCCTCCTGTTCCGGGGCCTTGCGGATGCCGCGTTTCAGAAGTTGCAGGATGAGCAGGGAGCCCTCGCCCAGGAG caggagcaggcgaGGGCCCTGGTGTCCCGGTGCCGGGCCGTGCTGGAGAGCGTGCCCGGCAAGCTGCGGAGCTGCCTGGAGGAGCGGGACGCCATGAGGCAgcgagcagatgaagccctccGAGCCAAGGAGGAG AGCGATTGCTTCTTGGAGGCCTTCCGTGCCCATGCCAGTGCCCGGCTTGCCGCCCGTGACCAGAGCCTGACCTCCCAGCGAGAGCTGTGCACGCTGCTGGCAGACGCCATCGACCAGCAG GTGTCCCTGACGGCTGAGGCTCAGCCCTTCAGGGAGTTCATAGACAtcacctttgaaaatctggaggaggaaaggagagccCTGGACGCAGAG CGGGAGCAGGCGAGGGCCCTGGTGTCCCGGTGCCGGGCCGTGCTGGAGAGCGTGCCCGgcaagctgcagagctgcctggaggaGCGGGATGCCATGAGGCAGCGAGCGGACGAAGCTCTTCAAGCCAAGGAGGAG GCGTCCTGCCAGCTGAAGGAGACATCGGTGGCCCTGCAGGACACGGTGgctcagctggagcagctgacGGTGGCCAACTCGCGCCTCAGCACAG ATCTGAGCTCCCTGATGGTGAATCTGGCCAACCTGGAGCAGGAGCGGGATGCGCTGCAGCAGGAGAATGAGAAGCAGTGGGAGGAGATGGCCTG GCTGGCACGGGAGAGGGACACCCTGCAGCGGGAGTGCAATGGGCTGTGCCAGGAGCTGCGGGAGGCGACCGAGTGCCGGGAG TTCCTCAACCAGGAGAACCACATGTCCCGCACGCAGCTGCTGGAGGTGGAGGCCAGGCTGAAGTCCACGCTGGCCGCCCTGCAGGAGCGCAGCCTGCAGTACGAGGAGCTGATGGGCTCTCACCAGTGCCTACG GGAAGAGCAGGCTGCCCTTGGCAAGGAGCTGGAGACCACCAAGGCCGAGCTCCTCGACTTGCAGCTCAAGAGGGACAAAGTCTCCTGGTGCTCCACGGACATTACCGAGAGCAAGATGCGGCTGCAGGAGCTTGCTGATtgcctcagggctgctctgcaggaggag GATGATGCCCCATCAAGAAGCAGAGCCTGGACCCCGGCTCCACGGACACCAGGCTGGCAGACACCCCACCGTGCCTGGACCCCTGCCTGCCGCACGCCGGCATGCCGCACCCCGTACCGTGCCGGGAGCTCCTTCGTGGGCAGTGTCCTGAAAGCGGTGTCGGGGAAAG ATGCTGATGAAGCCACGGGAGGCGGGAGTGCATTTACCAAGGACAAACCTGCCTCTACACCAAAGCCAATAG AGCCCGAGGACGGTCTGCTGGAGAGCGTGAAGGAGCTGAGAGCCGTAGTCTCCGACCTTGCCATGTTGAGTTCCCGCatccaggagctggagcagagcgaGTTCAAGGCGCTGCAGACAAAGAT ctccgACCTGCAGCTCCGTCTGGAGACGGTGACAGCTGAGAGTCAGGAGAAGATGGACACCCAGGCTGCCACCATCGCCAAGCTGAACAAGGCACTGAGGGGCAAGCTAGAG AATGAGAAGGAGCTGCAGGACGTGGTGaaacagcaggaagagaagaTGCTGCAACTCATTGACAAGAGTGGGGAAGTTACG aggctgaagggagaggtCTCCCAGCTGAAGCGCTCGCTCCAGCGTGCAGAGACGGAAGCCAAGGTGCTGTGGGAGGAGATGCGGGGGCAGGAGCCCAAGGTGGACGCTGCCTACGTCCAGGAGCGAGTCCTGCTGCGGCAGGAG GTGGACAAACTGAGGTTGCTGCTCCTGGAGAAAGAGGATGAgaatctgctgctttctgacaAATACCTGGAGCAG GtccgagggctggagctgaGGCTCCATCATACCCAGAAAGTGCTGAGGACCCACGAGGAGATGCAGGAGAAGATGAAAGAG GTCCTGTCAGCCGTCCCTGACGTGGCAGCAGGCTGCCAGGAGCACCACAGCCTGCTGCGGTACTTGGGCCTGAAGCCGGCCAGTGGCAGCAAggaagctgctgagctgctaTAG
- the ALDOC gene encoding fructose-bisphosphate aldolase C, producing MTHQYPALTAEQKKELSDIALRIVAPGKGILAADESVGSMAKRLNQIGVENTEENRRLYRQILFSADSRVKKCIGGVIFFHETMYQKADDGTPFVQMIKDKGIVVGIKVDKGVVPLAGTDGETTTQGLDGLSERCAQYKKDGADFAKWRCVLKISDNTPSALAIMENANVLARYASICQQNGIVPIVEPEILPDGDHDLKRCQYVTEKVLAAVYKALSDHHVYLEGTLLKPNMVTPGHSCPTKYSPEEIAMATVTALRRTVPPAVPGVTFLSGGQSEEEASINLNAINTCPLMRPWALTFSYGRALQASALSAWRGQRDNATAATEEFVKRAEVNGLAALGKYEGSGDDSGAAGQSLYVANHAY from the exons ATGACGCACCAATACCCGGCGCTGACGGCCGAGCAGAAGAAGGAGCTGTCGGACATCGCGCTGCGCATCGTGGCCCCGGGCAAGGGCATCCTGGCCGCTGATGAGTCCGTAG GGAGCATGGCGAAGCGCCTCAACCAGATTGGTGTGGAGAACACGGAGGAGAACCGCCGGCTGTACCGCCAGATCCTCTTCAGCGCCGACAGCCGGGTGAAGAAATGTATCGGGGGCGTCATCTTCTTCCACGAGACCATGTACCAGAAGGCTGACGATGGCACCCCATTCGTCCAGATGATCAAGGACAAGGGCATCGTCGTGGGCATCAAG GTGGACAAGGGTGTTGTGCCGCTGGCGGGGACAGATGGCGAGACCACCACGCAGG GTCTGGATGGGCTGTCGGAGCGCTGtgcccagtacaagaaggatgGGGCCGACTTTGCCAAGTGGCGCTGCGTGCTGAAAATCAGTGACAACACCCCCTCTGCGCTCGCCATCATGGAGAACGCCAACGTCCTGGCCCGCTATGCCAGCATCTGCCAGCAG AACGGCATCGTGCCCATTGTGGAGCCAGAGATCCTGCCTGATGGTGACCACGACCTCAAGCGGTGCCAGTATGTGACGGAGAAG gtgctggcagctgtCTACAAGGCACTGAGCGACCACCACGTTTACCTGGAAGGGACCCTGCTGAAACCCAACATGGTGACCCCCGGGCACTCCTGCCCCACCAAGTACAGCCCCGAGGAGATCGCCATGGCCACTGTCACCGCCCTGCGCCGCACTGTGCCCCCGGCCGTGCCAG GTGTCACCTTCCTGTCCGGGGGTCAGAGTGAGGAGGAGGCTTCCATCAACCTCAACGCCATCAACACGTGCCCGCTGATGCGGCCATGGGCCCTCACTTTCTCCTACGGGCGGGCGCTGCAGGCATCGGCGCTCAGCGCCTGGCGCGGGCAGCGGGACAACGCCACCGCCGCCACCGAGGAGTTCGTCAAGCGCGCAGAG GTGAACGGGCTGGCGGCGCTGGGCAAGTACGAGGGCAGCGGGGACGACTCTGGGGCCGCCGGGCAGTCCCTCTACGTGGCCAACCACGCGTACTGA